In one window of Bombus fervidus isolate BK054 chromosome 4, iyBomFerv1, whole genome shotgun sequence DNA:
- the Capt gene encoding adenylyl cyclase-associated protein 1 isoform X1: MFKCCVCNKSSKKERPNGEVTKSTPKKNQKAVDSQLVGIDSSKLEENGPTGRQEKLNGDVQRFEKVSPSMEKNSTEMVDDLTVKSPLPTGKRDEVNDNSLLRTETVVKSDNSKKDDNENDTRNEGDRTKLEKEDGEVNGSKDANGNGKAEKNDNVSGYVDEGGAMEAILNSGVSDTLKTNLCDSFAYIERTIDNGPEEEGDDSVFEDCPNDTNANKKTPPVSSIPRWLSEEEDGEHDSEECSGMQEPPATPVARDELALRRHRFFSDLLHVTQNATEHRVRFDPLGPMVHAGCEASDKEEHLEELVNRLENVTKRLENVRVQSITETQDSAVQTNTPSPKRSQAVKNSDSVLSASSPHSVEKKAEDKFTSMSVAGYKQFLDGPVKEYLQLSEKIGGDVATHSKLVEKAFNIQFEFIQTAASRPAPTNQSEQISLLAPTSAQIQQIQEFREKNRGSQFFNHLSAISESIPALGWVAVSPTPAPYIKEMNDAGQFYTNRVLKEWKEKNKVHAEWCKAWVQTLSVLQEYVRQHYTTGLVWAKTGSAPTGIPPPPPPCMPPMGDVTPADIIDDRSALFAEINQGEAITKNLKKVTSDMQTHKNPSLRTGPAPFKAPVVDNAISTKTVPPANAPIDKPPVFTRDGKKWLVEYHKGNKDLLIDNVEMNNVIYMFRCHDSTLVVKGKVNSIVMDSCRKSSVVFDSVVSSIEFVNCQSVQMQVLGKVPTISIDKTDGCQMYLSSESLDVEFISSKSSEMNVMVPRGNGDYAEYPIPEQFKTTISSKGLSTIAVDSLG; encoded by the exons ATGTTTAAATGCTGTGTGTGCAACAAAAGCTCAAAGAAGGAGAGGCCGAACGGCGAGGTGACGAAGTCGACGCcaaagaaaaatcagaaagcGGTCGACTCGCAATTAGTTGGCATTGATTCATCGAAGCTCGAGGAAAACGGGCCGACCGGTAGACAAGAGAAGTTGAACGGCGACGTGCAGAGATTTGAGAAAGTTTCTCCGTCTATGGAGAAAAACAGCACGGAAATGGTCGACGACCTGACCGTTAAGAGTCCGTTGCCTACCGGAAAGCGCGACGAGGTCAACGATAATTCTCTCTTGCGAACCGAAACAGTAGTAAAATCGGACAATAGCAAGAAAGATGACAATGAGAACGATACCAGAAATGAGGGTGATCGAACGAAATTAGAGAAGGAAGATGGCGAGGTAAACGGAAGTAAGGATGCTAATGGAAACGGAAAGGCGGAGAAAAATGATAATGTAAGCGGATACGTGGATGAGGGAGGAGCGATGGAAGCAATACTGAATTCTGGGGTTTCTGATACCCTTAAGACCAATCTTTGCGACTCTTTCGCGTATATCGAGAGAACGATCGATAATGGGCCAGAGGAGGAAGGCGATGATTCCGTTTTCGAAGATTGCCCGAACGATACCAACGCGAATAAAAAGACGCCGCCAG TTTCGTCAATTCCTCGGTGGCTTTCGGAGGAGGAAGACGGCGAGCACGACTCAGAAGAGTGCAGCGGAATGCAGGAACCACCGGCGACGCCGGTTGCTCGCGACGAACTAGCTTTAAGACGTCACAGATTCTTCTCCGATTTGTTACACGTTACGCAAAATGCGACGGAGCACAGAGTGAGGTTTGACCCTCTAGGACCGATGGTGCACGCCG GTTGTGAAGCTAGCGATAAGGAGGAACATCTAGAAGAGTTGGTAAATAGATTAGAAAACGTTACAAAAAGATTGGAAAACGTAAGAGTCCAATCCATAACTGAAACACAAGATTCTGCTGTTCAAACAAATACACCATCACCAAAGAGGTCTCAAGCAGTAAAAAATAGTGACTCAGTGCTGTCTGCCTCATCTCCTCATTCAGTAGAGAAAAAAGCAGAAGACAAATTTACCAGCATGTCAGTCGCAGGATATAAACAGTTTTTAGACGGTCCTgtgaaagaatatttacaaTTGAGTGAAAAAATTGGGGGTGATGTAGCTACTCACAGCAAGCTTGTAGAAAAGGCATTCAA caTTCAGTTCGAATTTATTCAAACTGCAGCAAGTCGTCCAGCTCCAACAAACCAATCAGAGCAAATTTCTCTTCTTGCACCCACATCTGCACAGATTCAGCAGATTCAAGAGTTTCGCGAGAAAAATAGAGGATCTCAGTTTTTCAATCATCTATCAGCAATTAGTGAAAGTATTCCAGCTTTGGGATGGGTTGCAGTATCTCCTACTCCAGCAccttatataaaagaaatgaatGATGCTGgacaattttatacaaatcgtgtattaaaagaatggaaagagaa AAATAAAGTACATGCTGAATGGTGCAAGGCTTGGGTACAGACACTAAGTGTTCTACAAGAATATGTGCGTCAGCACTACACAACAGGACTTGTATGGGCAAAAACTGGCTCTGCACCAACAGGCATCccaccgccaccaccaccGTGTATGCCTCCTATGGGAGACGTAACACCGGCAGATATTATCGATGACAGAAGTGCTCTTTTCGCCGAAATTAATCAAGGAGAAGCTATTACAAAGA ACTTAAAGAAAGTCACGTCAGACATGCAAACACATAAAAATCCTTCATTGAGAACCGGACCAGCACCATTTAAAGCACCAGTTGTTGATAATGCTATATCTACAAAAACAGTGCCGCCTGCAAATGCACCAATCGATAAACCCCCTGTATTTACTAGAGATGGAAAGAAGTGGCTTGTG GAATATCATAAAGGCAATAAAGATCTGCTTATTGACAACGTGGAGATGAACAACGTAATCTATATGTTCCGATGTCATGATAGTACTTTAGTTGTCAAAGGCAAAGTTAACTCCATCGTTATGGATTCATGCCGTAAATCATCCGTTGTTTTCGACTCTGTTGTGTCGAGCATCGAATTCGTCAATTGTCAGAGTGTACAAATGCAG